The following proteins are encoded in a genomic region of Oncorhynchus masou masou isolate Uvic2021 chromosome 32, UVic_Omas_1.1, whole genome shotgun sequence:
- the LOC135526900 gene encoding uncharacterized protein LOC135526900: protein MYSIPVDRLRAVWVYSISVDRLRAVWVYSIPVDRLGAVCMYSIPVDRLRAVWVYSISVDRLRAVWVYSISVDRLRAVWVYSIPVDRLRAVWVYSISVDRLRAVWVYSISVDRLRAVWVYSISVDRLRAVWVYSISVDRLRAVWVYSIPVDRLGAVCMYSIPVDRLRAVWVYSIPVDRLRAVWVYSKPAESRVVV from the coding sequence ATGTATAGTATCCCAGTAGACCGGCTGAGGGCCGTGTGGGTGTATAGTATCTCAGTAGACCGGCTGAGAGCCGTGTGGGTGTATAGTATCCCAGTAGACCGGCTGGGGGCCGTGTGCATGTATAGTATCCCAGTAGACCGGCTGAGGGCCGTGTGGGTGTATAGTATCTCAGTAGACCGGCTGAGGGCCGTGTGGGTGTATAGTATCTCAGTAGACCGGCTGAGGGCCGTGTGGGTGTATAGTATCCCAGTAGACCGGCTGAGGGCCGTGTGGGTGTATAGTATCTCAGTAGACCGGCTGAGGGCCGTGTGGGTGTATAGTATCTCAGTAGACCGGCTGAGGGCCGTGTGGGTGTATAGTATCTCAGTAGACCGGCTGAGGGCCGTGTGGGTGTATAGTATCTCAGTAGACCGACTGAGAGCCGTGTGGGTGTATAGTATCCCAGTAGACCGGCTGGGGGCCGTGTGCATGTATAGTATCCCAGTAGACCGGCTGAGGGCCGTGTGGGTGTATAGTATCCCAGTAGACCGGCTGAGGGCCGTGTGGGTGTATAGTAAACCGGCTGAGAGCCGTGTGGTTGTATAG
- the LOC135525601 gene encoding transmembrane protein 229B-like, with protein MATTAPTPVPLTVLCRWYLYAIHGYFCEVMFTAAWDFVVNRDWKFPGVTSVWALFIYGTCILIVEHMYLALRALQCPLLLRCLIYTVWTYIWEFSTGLLLTQFGACPWDYSHFQYNFMGLITAEYALPWFCASFMTEQLVIRNTLRLRMDTDGTEDVKSDAGWGEDGGGGGRRQRVEQGGTEVNGFLKVD; from the coding sequence ATGGCAACCACAGCCCCTACGCCGGTgcctctgactgtcctgtgtcGCTGGTACCTGTACGCCATCCACGGCTACTTCTGTGAGGTCATGTTCACCGCCGCCTGGGACTTTGTGGTCAACCGCGACTGGAAGTTCCCTGGTGTTACCAGTGTGTGGGCTCTGTTCATCTACGGGACCTGCATCCTCATTGTGGAGCACATGTACCTGGCCCTCCGAGCTCTCCAGTGCCCCCTGCTGCTGCGATGCCTCATCTATACTGTATGGACGTACATCTGGGAGTTCAGTACAGGGCTGTTGTTGACCCAGTTCGGGGCTTGTCCCTGGGATTATTCCCATTTTCAGTATAACTTCATGGGGTTGATCACGGCAGAGTACGCCCTGCCATGGTTCTGTGCGTCATTCATGACGGAGCAACTGGTTATACGCAACACACTGCGGCTAAGGATGGACACAGACGGAACAGAGGACGTCAAGTCTGATGCAGGTTGGggagaagatgggggaggaggggggaggagacaaCGGGTTGAACAAGGAGGTACAGAGGTAAATGGTTTCCTGAAAGTGGACTGA